Proteins from one Fibrobacter sp. UWR3 genomic window:
- a CDS encoding MBOAT family protein, giving the protein MLDYIIPYLTRTFAFDPNSPLLFTQFYFWGFFAVVFAIFSLVHRKLLLRNAFLFATSLFFYYKTSGSYVCILIFCVIANFFIGKWIEKAQVQWKKKILMIIVVIIDLLVLCYYKYSYFFLDALYDFTGIELHVYNFFAAASNKMFGTHSLVDTIILPVGISFFTFQAMSYCIDIYRGKIKPVTNILNFGFYLSFFPQLVAGPIVRADKFVPQLYKKYFLPRRTFGIAVFWILNGLGKKIILSDYLATNFVDRVFDQPLLYTGLENLIALFAYSLQVYADFSGYTDIAIGVALLMGFRLPQNFNSPYKALSPTEFWRRWHISLSSWWRDYLYIPLGGNRNATLGTFFWMGFLSLVAIMLSGSVWVGIALGAFFLYIGIYAYFKPDSRKFITTNMNAMATQIVGGWWHGASWNFIIWGGLNGFGQVFNKIWCKRSLTFRASAAFILFAASAIIFKNYHIAIFAITAVYFGVLFFGIYSVLIFRLFSQKTYHWLYVAWNVTLTFVFITFTRLFFRAGSNLDPAEANEVAWNTAKNMVQQMGTAWKWDTLGTIAWEHINIILVFIAGMLIHWVPKKWKSRYRIAFASQPIPLMVLSTAFIIFIIYQFMSADSCPFIYFQF; this is encoded by the coding sequence ATGCTTGACTACATAATACCTTACCTCACACGCACGTTTGCTTTCGACCCGAACAGCCCGCTACTCTTTACGCAGTTCTACTTCTGGGGATTCTTCGCAGTCGTCTTCGCCATCTTCTCGCTCGTCCACAGGAAACTCCTGCTCCGTAACGCCTTCCTGTTTGCGACCAGCCTCTTCTTCTACTACAAGACAAGCGGCAGCTACGTCTGCATCCTCATCTTCTGCGTCATCGCGAACTTCTTTATCGGCAAGTGGATTGAAAAAGCACAGGTCCAGTGGAAAAAGAAAATCCTGATGATCATCGTCGTCATCATAGACCTGCTCGTCCTCTGCTACTACAAGTATTCCTACTTCTTCCTCGACGCCCTCTACGACTTTACCGGCATCGAACTGCACGTATACAACTTCTTTGCCGCCGCAAGCAACAAGATGTTCGGCACGCACTCGCTTGTCGATACCATCATCTTGCCCGTGGGCATCTCGTTCTTCACGTTCCAGGCGATGAGCTACTGCATCGACATCTACCGCGGTAAAATCAAGCCCGTAACGAACATCCTCAACTTCGGTTTCTACCTCTCGTTCTTCCCGCAGCTCGTCGCGGGCCCCATCGTGCGCGCCGACAAGTTCGTCCCGCAACTCTACAAGAAGTACTTCCTCCCGCGCCGCACCTTCGGTATCGCCGTATTCTGGATTTTGAACGGCCTCGGCAAAAAGATTATCCTGAGCGACTACCTCGCGACAAACTTCGTGGACCGCGTGTTCGACCAGCCGCTGCTCTATACGGGCCTCGAGAACCTCATCGCGCTTTTCGCATACTCCCTGCAGGTCTACGCCGACTTCTCGGGCTATACCGACATCGCCATCGGCGTTGCACTCCTCATGGGCTTCCGCCTGCCGCAGAACTTCAACAGCCCCTACAAGGCGCTCTCCCCCACCGAATTCTGGCGCCGTTGGCACATCTCGCTTTCTAGCTGGTGGCGCGACTACCTGTACATCCCGCTTGGCGGCAACCGCAACGCGACTCTCGGCACGTTCTTCTGGATGGGCTTCCTGAGCCTTGTGGCCATCATGCTTTCGGGCAGCGTGTGGGTCGGAATCGCCCTCGGTGCGTTCTTCCTGTACATCGGCATCTACGCTTATTTCAAACCCGATTCCCGCAAGTTCATCACCACCAACATGAACGCCATGGCAACCCAGATCGTGGGAGGCTGGTGGCACGGTGCAAGCTGGAACTTCATCATCTGGGGCGGCCTCAACGGCTTTGGCCAGGTGTTCAACAAGATCTGGTGCAAGCGTAGCCTCACCTTCCGCGCAAGCGCCGCATTCATCCTGTTCGCCGCAAGCGCCATCATCTTCAAGAACTACCACATCGCCATCTTCGCGATTACCGCCGTCTATTTCGGCGTGCTGTTCTTCGGCATCTACTCCGTGCTTATCTTCCGCCTATTCAGCCAAAAGACGTACCACTGGCTCTATGTGGCATGGAACGTGACACTCACCTTCGTGTTCATCACCTTCACGCGACTCTTCTTCCGCGCAGGCTCGAACCTCGACCCCGCCGAAGCGAACGAAGTCGCCTGGAACACCGCGAAGAACATGGTGCAGCAGATGGGCACCGCCTGGAAGTGGGATACCCTCGGCACCATCGCCTGGGAACACATCAACATCATCCTCGTGTTTATCGCGGGCATGCTCATCCACTGGGTTCCCAAAAAGTGGAAGAGCCGCTACCGCATCGCGTTCGCATCGCAGCCCATCCCCCTGATGGTGCTTTCTACGGCATTCATCATCTTCATCATCTACCAGTTCATGAGCGCGGACAGTTGCCCGTTCATCTATTTCCAGTTCTAG
- a CDS encoding GIY-YIG nuclease family protein has product MPNSYYTYIMSNQTNSTIYVGVTNNIERRALEHMSGSGASFTARYKINKLVYFERYTEINDAIQREKQLKGWKREKKNNLINQMNSQWNDLMKD; this is encoded by the coding sequence ATGCCTAATAGTTACTACACATACATAATGTCAAATCAGACAAACTCTACAATTTATGTAGGTGTAACAAATAATATTGAACGTCGTGCTTTAGAACATATGAGTGGTAGCGGAGCGTCGTTTACCGCTAGATATAAAATCAACAAACTTGTTTATTTTGAAAGATATACTGAAATTAATGATGCAATACAAAGAGAAAAACAACTAAAAGGTTGGAAAAGAGAAAAGAAAAACAACTTAATAAATCAAATGAATTCCCAATGGAATGATTTGATGAAAGATTAG
- a CDS encoding GDSL-type esterase/lipase family protein codes for MKGLSRILGILTFAISATALFATPPVSTPAGYIVDFTKYDFIDSTLNIIQFPSGKESFEPFFQKMDSLVFENKGKVNILHIGGSHIQADVISGRIREHLVKEYPGASAGRGFVFPYSAARTNTPSSYGSQYKGIWDMSKNVLREVKKPLGLLGIAVSTSDPRAEFTLLLDKYNSAPVYAETKFRLFGYSDSNNVVPVLVVDSVDIKGVRDSATQSYVFKSPRPIDTLHFAFRWSDTALQAKVAQYLVDSLVQDSIYRASLDTLNADSTADSTAKKNALPENQEASADSMFQGNCDILDTTCLEKEEPKNDLLAACRVFLDSARQADSTAARDTAARDSSLAGDSTRTADSTVIADTLQKAICDSLVALSETLSFTRPRFTMTGVISESDYPGIVYTNVGINGARIAHYFEETCPLFEKELAFLKPDLVIFAIGINDANVEKFDDKTFRNNYDILIERIRRVNPNAAFIFETNNDMYRKVRKRRYVQHPVGEQARKAFFLLAEKHKAGVWDKFSLMGGLGSMAKWEKASLAKKDKIHFNMAGYHLLGDMFYKALIDAYQEHIANLPALEPTPKKEEEKKTSKK; via the coding sequence ATGAAAGGACTTTCGCGCATACTCGGCATCCTGACGTTCGCCATCTCGGCAACTGCGCTTTTCGCAACACCTCCGGTCTCTACGCCCGCAGGCTACATCGTCGACTTCACCAAATACGACTTCATCGATTCTACGCTCAACATCATACAGTTCCCGAGCGGCAAGGAATCGTTCGAGCCGTTCTTCCAGAAGATGGATTCGCTCGTGTTCGAGAACAAGGGCAAGGTCAACATCCTGCACATCGGCGGTTCACACATCCAAGCCGACGTCATATCGGGCCGTATCCGCGAGCACCTCGTGAAAGAATACCCGGGTGCCTCTGCAGGCCGCGGGTTCGTTTTCCCGTATTCTGCCGCCCGCACCAACACGCCCTCCAGCTACGGCTCGCAGTACAAGGGCATCTGGGACATGAGCAAGAACGTGCTCCGCGAAGTCAAGAAACCGCTCGGGCTCCTCGGGATTGCCGTCAGCACGTCTGACCCGCGCGCCGAATTCACGCTATTGCTCGACAAGTACAACTCCGCTCCGGTCTACGCCGAGACAAAGTTCCGCCTCTTCGGGTACAGCGACAGCAACAACGTCGTCCCCGTACTCGTAGTCGATTCGGTGGATATCAAGGGAGTACGCGATTCCGCCACGCAGAGCTACGTGTTCAAGAGCCCCCGCCCGATAGACACGCTCCATTTTGCCTTCCGATGGTCCGATACCGCCCTCCAGGCAAAGGTCGCGCAGTACCTCGTCGATTCGCTTGTACAAGATTCCATCTACCGCGCAAGCCTAGACACGCTTAACGCAGATTCTACCGCAGACAGCACCGCAAAAAAGAACGCGCTTCCCGAGAATCAGGAAGCCTCCGCGGATTCCATGTTCCAGGGCAACTGCGACATCTTGGATACGACCTGCCTCGAGAAGGAAGAACCCAAGAACGACCTGCTCGCCGCATGCCGCGTCTTCCTGGATTCCGCCAGGCAGGCCGACTCTACGGCCGCGCGTGACACCGCCGCCCGCGATTCCTCGCTCGCAGGCGACTCCACCCGCACTGCGGATTCTACCGTCATCGCAGACACATTGCAGAAGGCAATCTGCGATTCGCTCGTCGCGCTATCCGAAACACTCTCCTTCACGCGCCCGCGCTTCACCATGACAGGCGTCATCTCGGAATCCGACTACCCGGGCATCGTCTACACGAACGTGGGCATCAACGGAGCACGCATTGCGCACTACTTCGAGGAAACCTGCCCGCTGTTTGAGAAGGAACTCGCCTTCCTCAAGCCCGACCTCGTGATATTTGCGATAGGCATCAACGACGCGAACGTCGAGAAATTCGACGACAAGACCTTCCGCAACAACTACGACATCCTTATAGAGCGCATACGGCGCGTGAACCCGAATGCCGCGTTCATTTTCGAGACAAACAACGACATGTACCGCAAGGTGCGCAAGCGCCGCTACGTGCAGCACCCCGTAGGCGAACAGGCCCGCAAGGCGTTCTTCTTGCTTGCCGAAAAGCACAAGGCCGGCGTTTGGGACAAGTTCTCCCTGATGGGGGGCCTCGGTTCCATGGCCAAGTGGGAAAAGGCAAGCCTCGCGAAAAAGGACAAGATTCACTTCAATATGGCGGGCTACCACCTGCTCGGCGACATGTTCTACAAGGCGCTCATCGACGCCTACCAGGAACACATCGCGAACCTCCCTGCCCTTGAACCGACTCCGAAGAAGGAGGAGGAAAAAAAGACGAGTAAAAAATGA
- the hisS gene encoding histidine--tRNA ligase, whose product MSISIPQLPKGTRDFYPEAQRIQNYIFDTWRQVAESFAYEEYEGPMFEHLELYTGKSGEEIVSQLYNFKDKGDREIALRPEMTPTLARLVIQKARELKKPFKWFSMPRLFRYEKAQKGRLREFFQLNMDIIGTESIYAEADLMASIATMLRKFGLKDGEFAIGVSSRKLLATYLEEIGAPNPALVYPVLDRRLKIGPEAFAKALAEAGLTETQIKQLDDFMSCKSIEEVRAAVKSENATAALAEIEDLFATLTAAGYGECVNLDLSIVRGLAYYTGIVFEVFDKGKSMRAIAGGGRYDSLTEKLGGERIPGVGFGMGDVVLADLLAEHNLLPSPKQSVDFYIASFTNDMKKVFETAQMFRDAKYGNCSVSHPLAPMKMGKQLDQANYQGAKIVVYVDGSKAGAGEFEYKDMRVGEMLVGTPDAIVERSKKVIESKNA is encoded by the coding sequence ATGAGCATTTCTATCCCCCAGCTGCCCAAGGGCACGCGCGATTTTTACCCGGAAGCGCAACGCATCCAGAACTACATTTTTGATACCTGGCGCCAAGTCGCCGAAAGTTTTGCCTACGAAGAATATGAAGGCCCGATGTTTGAGCATCTGGAGCTATACACCGGCAAGTCCGGCGAAGAAATCGTAAGCCAGCTCTACAACTTCAAGGACAAGGGCGACCGCGAAATCGCACTCCGCCCCGAAATGACCCCGACGCTCGCCCGCCTCGTGATCCAGAAGGCCCGCGAACTCAAGAAACCCTTCAAGTGGTTCAGCATGCCGCGCCTTTTCCGCTACGAGAAGGCGCAGAAGGGCCGCCTGCGCGAGTTTTTCCAGCTGAACATGGACATCATCGGCACCGAAAGCATTTACGCCGAAGCCGACCTGATGGCCTCCATCGCAACGATGCTCCGCAAGTTCGGCCTCAAGGACGGCGAATTCGCGATTGGAGTCTCTAGCCGCAAACTTTTGGCCACCTACCTCGAGGAGATTGGCGCCCCGAACCCGGCGCTCGTTTACCCGGTGCTTGACCGCCGCCTGAAAATCGGGCCCGAGGCCTTTGCCAAGGCACTCGCCGAAGCGGGCCTCACCGAAACGCAGATTAAGCAGCTCGACGACTTCATGAGCTGCAAGAGCATCGAGGAAGTCCGCGCCGCCGTGAAGAGCGAAAACGCGACCGCCGCCCTCGCCGAAATCGAGGACCTGTTCGCTACGCTGACTGCAGCCGGTTACGGCGAATGCGTGAACCTCGACCTCTCTATCGTGCGCGGCCTCGCCTACTACACGGGCATCGTGTTCGAGGTGTTCGACAAGGGCAAGTCCATGCGCGCCATCGCTGGCGGTGGCCGTTACGACAGCCTCACCGAAAAGCTCGGCGGCGAACGCATCCCGGGCGTGGGATTCGGCATGGGCGACGTGGTCTTGGCCGACCTGCTCGCCGAGCACAACCTGCTTCCCAGCCCCAAGCAGAGCGTGGACTTCTACATCGCAAGCTTCACGAATGACATGAAGAAGGTCTTCGAGACCGCCCAGATGTTCCGCGACGCGAAGTACGGCAACTGCTCCGTAAGCCACCCGCTCGCCCCCATGAAGATGGGCAAGCAGCTCGACCAGGCGAACTACCAGGGCGCAAAGATCGTGGTGTACGTGGACGGTTCCAAGGCCGGCGCAGGCGAATTCGAATACAAGGACATGCGCGTGGGCGAAATGCTCGTGGGCACCCCCGACGCCATCGTTGAACGCAGCAAGAAAGTTATCGAATCCAAGAACGCATAA
- a CDS encoding CBM35 domain-containing protein: protein MEKSFVTVMRIICASALVSSTAVFANQVNVSTVADLTSATLGAKAGDTIWVTPGKYELPTSNCKNDKFVNETGRDCGLIWLGADGTKANPVVLAGSDPKNPPEIFSSDYKHNYGIHVTGNYVILKNLKIHSFSKGVVFDNSVGALMEDCEVYHTGNEIVHVRDSSQQVTLNRNFIHGSGYEIAKYGEGIYVGTYNTGWASSQQADRDAGFWGTDASQHRYSGYDWRVNDTKITCNIVSGTTAENIDVKEGTVRGFVQGNMFIGDSLDYNGEVSYDDANIDMKGASWTVTGNYFYNSKKQGLPYYNPHFNYFVEEVVMPSNGNKAGSNIEKYEKAVGYVVSVDKYAQKGWCDDSGTDKNDCVDSKNTVVEEIREVRNDCEELFRIPMSEIVYSSSFTPPSSASVNPSSSSVSPSSSSAGSESYEAVRYEAEVATCTGCTEKTNDAASGGKHMRTETTGNITFNISVPAAGQYEVVIRFSNTASNAKTQDIHVNGMKVKSQEFPVTLEGNLGGAAAAFEDMPVQVSLNAGANTFAIIKNWGHVDVDYIEVKVPGGSTRVAGFTPVAGAKFHVQVSGRNVHVSGTDGASVAIMDMQGRVLHSGYLQGRRGFDFRVERAGSYLVRAGSAVHRVNIAR, encoded by the coding sequence ATGGAAAAATCTTTCGTTACGGTAATGCGCATTATCTGCGCTTCTGCGCTTGTTTCTTCTACGGCGGTATTTGCAAACCAGGTCAATGTTTCTACCGTCGCCGACCTCACTTCGGCGACGCTTGGCGCGAAGGCGGGCGATACCATCTGGGTTACCCCGGGCAAGTATGAACTGCCCACATCCAACTGCAAGAACGACAAGTTCGTGAACGAGACTGGTCGCGACTGCGGCCTCATCTGGCTCGGTGCCGATGGCACGAAGGCCAATCCCGTTGTCCTTGCCGGTTCGGATCCAAAGAATCCTCCGGAGATTTTCAGTTCCGATTACAAGCACAACTACGGCATTCACGTAACGGGAAATTACGTTATCCTAAAAAACCTGAAAATTCATTCCTTCAGCAAGGGCGTGGTATTCGACAATTCCGTCGGGGCTCTGATGGAAGACTGCGAGGTGTACCACACGGGAAACGAGATTGTCCATGTTCGCGATTCCAGCCAGCAGGTGACACTGAACCGCAACTTTATCCACGGTTCTGGCTATGAAATTGCCAAGTACGGTGAAGGCATCTATGTCGGAACCTACAATACGGGGTGGGCCTCTTCCCAGCAGGCCGACAGGGATGCTGGCTTTTGGGGGACTGACGCCTCACAACATCGCTATAGCGGCTATGACTGGCGCGTGAACGATACGAAAATCACATGCAACATCGTCAGCGGGACTACTGCCGAGAACATCGACGTGAAGGAAGGAACGGTCAGGGGATTTGTCCAGGGCAATATGTTCATTGGGGACAGTCTTGATTACAACGGCGAGGTGTCCTACGACGACGCCAACATCGACATGAAGGGCGCTTCTTGGACTGTTACCGGAAACTACTTCTATAATTCCAAAAAACAGGGGCTGCCTTATTACAATCCCCATTTCAACTATTTTGTGGAAGAAGTGGTGATGCCGTCAAACGGGAATAAGGCTGGGAGTAATATTGAAAAATACGAGAAAGCTGTTGGCTACGTGGTCAGCGTCGACAAATACGCGCAGAAAGGCTGGTGCGACGACAGCGGCACCGACAAGAACGATTGCGTAGATAGCAAAAACACCGTGGTAGAGGAAATACGGGAAGTTCGCAACGACTGCGAGGAACTTTTCAGAATTCCGATGTCCGAGATCGTATATTCGTCGAGCTTTACGCCGCCGTCCAGCGCGTCGGTCAATCCATCCAGTTCCTCGGTCAGCCCGTCCAGTTCTTCGGCGGGGAGTGAATCCTATGAGGCCGTGCGCTATGAGGCGGAGGTCGCGACTTGCACCGGGTGCACAGAGAAGACGAATGATGCGGCGTCGGGAGGCAAGCACATGCGCACCGAAACGACGGGCAACATCACGTTCAATATCAGTGTTCCTGCGGCTGGGCAGTATGAGGTTGTAATCCGTTTCAGCAACACCGCTTCGAACGCCAAGACTCAGGATATCCATGTAAACGGGATGAAGGTAAAATCCCAGGAATTCCCGGTAACGCTTGAAGGGAACTTGGGTGGAGCCGCCGCTGCCTTTGAGGATATGCCGGTGCAGGTGTCGCTCAACGCGGGGGCCAATACCTTCGCCATCATCAAGAACTGGGGGCATGTGGACGTTGATTATATCGAGGTGAAGGTGCCTGGTGGGTCTACGCGGGTTGCGGGCTTTACGCCTGTGGCGGGTGCAAAATTCCATGTGCAGGTGTCGGGTCGCAACGTTCACGTATCGGGAACGGACGGCGCTTCTGTCGCCATCATGGATATGCAGGGCAGGGTGTTGCATTCCGGCTATTTGCAGGGGCGGCGCGGGTTCGATTTCCGTGTGGAGCGGGCTGGTTCGTATCTTGTGCGTGCAGGTTCGGCGGTGCATCGCGTGAATATTGCCCGGTAG